The window ATAAGTGAATCATTGATCGAAAGTCCACTCGCATCACGTCTTGCAAAGACACCTTTCCCTTCAATGGTGAGTGTGACTGCAATGAATGATAAAACTACCGTTGACAAGGTGGCCCCAAATTGACGGAAGCGAATGCTTGTGACAATCACGAAGGGAATGGGAACAAAGAGGAGGGGCCATTCATCACTGAACGCAATGGATCCAGAAATATATACGATGACGATCCATAAAAAAAGTTCCAATTGTTTTGAAAGTTCTAAGTTTAATTTGGATTTGGGATAAAACCAAACATACAGGAGTGGGGCAACGATGAGAAATCCAAGCATCTCTCCTGAAAACCAAGTAAAGAAAACATTAAAATACAATTCAGATGATAAAAAATCCCAATACCATAAACTCGTCACTCCCATCACGGCGCTAATCAAAGATCCAGGAAAGGTTCCAATGCTTAGGAAATAAATTAAATCCTTTGTGGAATACAAAGGATCCGTTTTTTCTGTCACTCGTTTGATGATGCGGTAATTGACGTAACTACTGAGAGTGTTTCCAATTCCTATAATAAACGCTGTTTGGAAATGTGGGTTATTGTAGAAATTGGCAAGGGTGGCGCCGAGGTAAATTCCCGGTAAAGCCACAGGTCCAAGGAGTAAAAGAGAAGAAAGGCCTACACCTTCCGGTGGCCAAACAGGTGAAACTTGGCTATTGAGAAATGCAATATTGAACCAATTTGTGCTGAGATGAAATACCCAATGAGGATGATGGGGGTCCAAAGGAGAATTCTTGTATACTGGACCGTTTTCATTCGGTTTGAAACATTTCCCATTCCTCCATTTTGTAAAGAATTTCCGTCTCAATCGTTTGGATTTCTTCGGATATTTTGTTCAGTTCCATATGATCATTTGCGAATGTACTCAATTTTGATTCTAAAATTGCCTTTTTCCCTTCAAGAGAAGCGATTTCTTTTTCGAGTGTTTGGATTTTCTTTTGGTCTTGTTTCGAATGTTTGGGTTTTTCAATCGTTTTTACCATTTCTTGGGGGGAATTCGGTTTCATAGAACTTAGTTCGTTTTCGGTTTCGAGTGAATCAGTTTCCAAAAAGGAAGAAAAGGTTCCAATGAAATGGTCGAGTTTGCCTTCTTTGCGAAAGATGAGGAGGCTTTCTGCCGTTCGGTCGAGAAAATAACGATCATGCGAAACAATCACTACCGTTCCAGGAAACTCATCTAAAAAAGATTCCAAAACGGAAAGGGTTTGGATGTCGAGATCATTGGTTGGTTCATCCAAGATGAGAAAGTTTGGCCCTGTCATTAAAATTTGAACAAGATAAAGCCTGCGCCTTTCACCACCCGATAGTTTGGCGATCGGTGTGTATTGTAATTTCCCATCAAATAAAAACCGTTCCAACATTTTTGCTGCTGAAATTTTTTCACCTGATTCGGTTTCAATCATCTCACCTGCCACATCTTTGATGTATTCGAGTACATTTCGATCTAATGGAAGTTCAGCACTCGTTTGGTCAAAGTACCCAACTTTGGTATTGAGCCCTGGTTTCAAATAACCGCTATCGGGTGTTAGTCGACCTGCCATCAAATTGAGAAGAGTGGATTTCCCTATCCCATTGGGGCCAATGATCCCGAGTCTTTCTTTGGCTTTGAAGGTATAGGTAAATTCATTGATGAGAACTCTGTCACCAATGGATTTTTTAAGATTATGAATCTCTAATATGGTTTTCCCTTGGCGTTTTGCGGCGACACTGAGTTCTAAATCTTTTTGGATTTCTCGTTTTTCTCTCGTTTGTAGTTCGTTTGCGCGGTCAATCCTTGCTTTTTGTTTCGTTGTCCGAGCTTTGGGTTGTCTTTTCAGCCACTTCACTTCTTGTTTCAAGAATTGTTTGATTTTATCTTCTTGTTTTTGAAGGGTTTCTTCTCGTTCTACCTTTCGTTCTAAATAAATGGAATAGTTGCCTTCGTATAAAAAATAATTACCACGATCAAGTTCCAAAATTTTTGTTACGATGCGATCTAAAAAATAACGGTCGTGTGTGATGAGTAAAATGGCTTTGTCAAGACCAGCCAAATAATCTTCTAACCATAAAATGGATTTTACATCCAAATGGTTGGTTGGTTCATCGAGGATGAGTAAATTACTTTCATCAATGAGGGATTTGGCAAGTTCTACCTTTTTTAACATTCCACCTGATAATTCAGACATCTTTCGTTCTAATTTTTCGACGCCTAATTCGCGTAAAATGGACTTAATTTGTTGTTCATAATCCCATGCAGAGAGTCTGTCCATTTCTTGGGAAGCATTTGTGAATTCATCATCGAGACCTTCTTCTCCTTCGCTCATACGTTCGCAAATATCTTCATACTTACGGATGGTTTTTACGAGTTTGTTATCCCCTTTGTAAATATGATCGAGGATGGTTTCTTTTGGATCAAAGATAGGATTTTGATCCAGGAGGGAAATTTTAAGTTGGTTGTTTTTGATGATTTGGCCAGAATCTGTTTCTTCATTCCCTAAGATGGCACGTAGCAGTGTGGACTTACCTGATCCGTTGATCCCAACGATGGCAAGTTTTTCTCCTTCACTGATGGAGAAATCTAAGTTAGAAAAAAGTTTTTTTTCGCCGATGGTTTTGGAAAGTTTGGATACAGAGACTAGCACAATGTCCATGAGAAAGAAATGGCCTCTTTCGGACAATCGTTATCAGCATTAATGTTTCAAAAGCCAGTGTTTCAGTTTCTCCGCAATCGTATTTAGGACAACAGGTTTTGAAATGTAATCATTCATACCACTTTCCAAACATCTGTTTTCTTCATCCGAAAGCGTGCCTGCTGTGAGTGCAATGATCGGAACATTGTGGCCAATATTCAATTTTCTGATTTCTCTCGTAGCATCATAACCATTCATTTCTGGCATTTGGATGTCCATTAAGATGAGATCTGGCTCCGTCTTTTTGAAATGCTCTACAGCTTCCAATCCGTTCGTAGCTTCGATGATGATTGCTGATTGCAGAATTTTTGATACAATCGTTTTCGTTAACATCATGTTTACCGGATTGTCTTCCACAATCATTACTTTTGTTTTTTCATTAGTGATGATGGGTTGGAATTTTTCCTTTTTTGTAGTGTTTGTATCAGAATGCCTTCCTGAGATCAGATCAAAAAGACTTTCATATAAAATATTGGTTTGGATTGGTTTGAGTAAAATGACACCAACGCCCAACTCTTTTCCTTTTTCATAAATGATGTCTTCATTGGAAGAGGAATGGATGGTAAAGAAAGGGAGTTTTTCTTTTTTTGTAAGTGCCATATTTTTCAGTTGGGCGATGAACTCAAGTCCATTCATTTCAGGCATATTATAGTCTGAGATGATCACGTCATAATTGTTTCCTTTTTGGAAGTCTTGCAGTGCTAAAATTGGAGAGTTGAATGTATACGTTTCAATGTTTTTATAGGAAAGCATTTCTTTGACGACAGAAAGATTGGTTTCATTGTCATCCACAACCATTACTTTTTGAATCGAATGTAAGTCTGGTTCTTTGTTTCTTTCGTTGTCCGCGATTGTAGTGAATTTAAAGTAAAATCTAGAACCATGGTTTAGTTCTGATTCTAATTCAATCTTGGAATCAAATAACTGTAACAATTTTGAAGATATGGAAAGTCCGAGTCCTGTTCCACCAAACTGACGTGTTGTGGAGCTATCTGCTTGGGCAAATACTTCAAAAATTTTGTTTTGGTTTTCTTTGTTGATTCCAATTCCTGTATCAATCACTTCAAATAAAAATTCAAATTCATTTTGATTTACAGGCGTTGCTGTTAATTTGATTTGGATTTCACCTTTGAGTGTGAATTTCAGCGCATTACCAATCAAATTCAAAAGGATTTGTCTCAGTCGCAATGAATCTACAAATACATTTCTTGGAACTTTGGGGGAAATATTTAAGATGAGTTCCAATCCTTTTTCGTAAGCTTTGTGTTTGACGATTTCTGCAATTTGGTGGAGTAAATCAAAAATATTCACCCTTTCTTTATAAAGTTCCATCTTACCGGATTCAATTTTGGAAAAGTCAAGGATATCGTTGATCAAATCGAGTAGAGACAATGCAGATAAATGGACTGTCTCCATGTACTTTCTTTGGACTTGATTTAGGTCGGTGCGCATGAGAAGGTCTGCAAATCCGATCACACCATTGAGGGGAGTACGGATCTCGTGGCTCATGTTTGCTAAAAAATTAGATTTTGCGATTGATGCATTTTCTGCTTTTTCTCTGGCAATGATCAAATCATTTTCTAAAATCTTTCTGTGGGTGATGTCTGTATGGGTTCCAATCACCCGTAATGGTTTTCCATCTTCGTTGCGTTCGATGACCTTTCCTCGATCCAAAATCCATTTATAACTACCGTCTTTACACTTCATACGATGTTCGTTCATGTAAATATTGGTCTCACCATTATAATGTTTTTCCAAAGCGAGAAGGCATTGGTTTAGATCATCGGGGTGTACTCTTTTTTCCCATTCCGAAATATCGGTTCCGATTTCCGAATCAGCATATCCAAGCATGGCCTTCCACTGATTGGAAAAATACACTTGGTCTGTTTCTGCATTCCAATCCCAAATCCCATCTCCCGAACCTTCCAGGGCAAACTGCCAACGCCTTTCACTCTCGCGTAACGCTTCTTCGGTGGCTTTTTGAGCGGAAATATCAATCCCAATCCCCAAAAACCCGGTGATTTCACCTTTTGGGTTTTTGCTCGCTGTGATCACAAGTTGCACTGGGAATTCGGTACCATCTTTTCTGATATACGTCCACTCGTGAGAATCAAAGGCACCTAATCTTGCTTTGTGGACAAAAGTTTCGAATCCAAAAATTGGAACACCGAATTCTTGTGATAAAGATTCTGCACGGTATAAAACTTCATCTTCTTTGTGTAGGATGGATGGAGATGTTTTTCCAATCATTTCTTCCGCTGTGTATTGTAAGTGGTATTCAGCACCCTTATTAAAATGAGTGATGATTCCATTTATATCTGTTCCGATGATGGTCACATGAGTTGTGGCATCCAAAATGGTTTCCAGTTTGGATAAGGCTTCTTCTTTTTGTTTGTCTAAATTGACACTATTTGTGATGTCTTGGAAACTTCCAAACACACGGATACATTTCTCATTTTCAAAAACACCGTGACCAATGGTGCGAACCCATTTGGATTTACCTGTGAATGTTTTGATTTGTAAAATCTGTTCATAGGATTTACGATTTTTGATGGCTTCTTCGAATGCTTTCTTTAGTGCAATTTGTTCCGATTCCACTGGATAAAATTGGAATGCAGTTTCTAAATTCGGAACATAGTCTTCCGGTACTTCATGGATTCTTTTGGTTTCTTTTGCCCAATAAATCGAATTGTGAACCAAATCAACTTCCCAAGCTCCCACATTGGCGGCAGCGTTTGTTTCTTCGAACAAAACTCGGATTCGGTTCAGTTCGTCTCTTTGGTTTTTAATCTCTAATTCTTTTTCTTTTCGTTCACTAATGTCTGAGAGATAAGAAATTTTTTCTGTCGGATAAGAATCATAATAACTAACAACGCTATATTCCGAAATATAGATATAGTGACCGTCTGGTTTTTTGAAACGAAACTCTCTTTGGTAA of the Leptospira biflexa serovar Patoc strain 'Patoc 1 (Paris)' genome contains:
- a CDS encoding PAS domain-containing hybrid sensor histidine kinase/response regulator, translated to MAESFDYQTIVESFDEFLIIMDGNLEIQFSQTSPNLYLPKDSIGTGKHIKELPIIPRDGLILSNLCQETLSRRIPFQFFTSLLGNQYRIVGRFLETKVGPCVILRGEPNFNIEGVILDSGPYVIFRYKFDSEFLITYVSPNVSLNLGYQTGDFKKGMLKIENLVHPDDKKQIEIEEKEYINQKQRTYQREFRFKKPDGHYIYISEYSVVSYYDSYPTEKISYLSDISERKEKELEIKNQRDELNRIRVLFEETNAAANVGAWEVDLVHNSIYWAKETKRIHEVPEDYVPNLETAFQFYPVESEQIALKKAFEEAIKNRKSYEQILQIKTFTGKSKWVRTIGHGVFENEKCIRVFGSFQDITNSVNLDKQKEEALSKLETILDATTHVTIIGTDINGIITHFNKGAEYHLQYTAEEMIGKTSPSILHKEDEVLYRAESLSQEFGVPIFGFETFVHKARLGAFDSHEWTYIRKDGTEFPVQLVITASKNPKGEITGFLGIGIDISAQKATEEALRESERRWQFALEGSGDGIWDWNAETDQVYFSNQWKAMLGYADSEIGTDISEWEKRVHPDDLNQCLLALEKHYNGETNIYMNEHRMKCKDGSYKWILDRGKVIERNEDGKPLRVIGTHTDITHRKILENDLIIAREKAENASIAKSNFLANMSHEIRTPLNGVIGFADLLMRTDLNQVQRKYMETVHLSALSLLDLINDILDFSKIESGKMELYKERVNIFDLLHQIAEIVKHKAYEKGLELILNISPKVPRNVFVDSLRLRQILLNLIGNALKFTLKGEIQIKLTATPVNQNEFEFLFEVIDTGIGINKENQNKIFEVFAQADSSTTRQFGGTGLGLSISSKLLQLFDSKIELESELNHGSRFYFKFTTIADNERNKEPDLHSIQKVMVVDDNETNLSVVKEMLSYKNIETYTFNSPILALQDFQKGNNYDVIISDYNMPEMNGLEFIAQLKNMALTKKEKLPFFTIHSSSNEDIIYEKGKELGVGVILLKPIQTNILYESLFDLISGRHSDTNTTKKEKFQPIITNEKTKVMIVEDNPVNMMLTKTIVSKILQSAIIIEATNGLEAVEHFKKTEPDLILMDIQMPEMNGYDATREIRKLNIGHNVPIIALTAGTLSDEENRCLESGMNDYISKPVVLNTIAEKLKHWLLKH
- a CDS encoding ABC-F family ATP-binding cassette domain-containing protein, whose amino-acid sequence is MDIVLVSVSKLSKTIGEKKLFSNLDFSISEGEKLAIVGINGSGKSTLLRAILGNEETDSGQIIKNNQLKISLLDQNPIFDPKETILDHIYKGDNKLVKTIRKYEDICERMSEGEEGLDDEFTNASQEMDRLSAWDYEQQIKSILRELGVEKLERKMSELSGGMLKKVELAKSLIDESNLLILDEPTNHLDVKSILWLEDYLAGLDKAILLITHDRYFLDRIVTKILELDRGNYFLYEGNYSIYLERKVEREETLQKQEDKIKQFLKQEVKWLKRQPKARTTKQKARIDRANELQTREKREIQKDLELSVAAKRQGKTILEIHNLKKSIGDRVLINEFTYTFKAKERLGIIGPNGIGKSTLLNLMAGRLTPDSGYLKPGLNTKVGYFDQTSAELPLDRNVLEYIKDVAGEMIETESGEKISAAKMLERFLFDGKLQYTPIAKLSGGERRRLYLVQILMTGPNFLILDEPTNDLDIQTLSVLESFLDEFPGTVVIVSHDRYFLDRTAESLLIFRKEGKLDHFIGTFSSFLETDSLETENELSSMKPNSPQEMVKTIEKPKHSKQDQKKIQTLEKEIASLEGKKAILESKLSTFANDHMELNKISEEIQTIETEILYKMEEWEMFQTE